CCTCCAGGCTGGGGAAGACCAGTATGTTGGCTTCCCCGCGCAGCGTCGAGAACGGGTAGTCGGCCTCGCGCAGGGCGGGAACCAGCGCGGTGTCCACCATCATCTCGCCGTCAACCATGAGGTCCGGACGCCGCGCGCGCACGAGTTCCACCGCCTGGCGGACCTTCTCCGAGAGCGGGTGGCGCGTGGAGCCGAAGCTGGAGAACGAGAGCATGGCCACGCGCGGGGTGATGCCCAGATCAATCGCGCGCTCCGCGGCCATGATGGCGATGTCGGCCAGGTCCTCGGACGTGCTAACGATGTTCACCGTCGGATCGGCAAACAAGTATACCTTCCCTTCCTTGAGGACAATGTAGAGCCCTGAGGCCCTGGACACACCCGGCGCCACCCCGATGATCTGGAGCGCAGGCCGGATCACGTCCGGGTAGTTATAGGTTACGCCTGCCACGAACGCGTCCGCATCGCCACTGCGGACCATCATCGTGCCGAAGATGTTGGGACGGACGATGTCCTCGAAGGCCTCGCGGCAGGTGACGCCCTTGCGCTGGCGCAGACGGAACAGCGCGTCGGCATACGATTCGCGCAGCGGCGACCGCTCGGGGTCCACGATCTCCAGGGGAACCGTGACGCGTATTTCCTCCATGCGCGCACGGATGACGTCCTCGCGCCCCAGGAGGATCGGGTGCCCGATTCCGTCCTTCTTGACCACGGCCGCGGCGCGGACGATGCGTGGATCCTCGCCTTCGGAGAAGACGATCCGGCGCGGGGAGGCCTGGGCCTGGCGCACAATCGATCCCATGACCTCATAGCCCGGCACGAGCCGGCAGGCCAGCTCATCACGGTACTTCGCCAGGTCCACCGTGACACGGGCCACCCCGGTCTTCATGGCCGCCTCGGCCACCGCCGGGGCCACCCAGAGCGCAACGCGCGGGTCGTTGGGCTTTGGTATGACGTAATCCTGCCCGAACTGGAGGGTTTTGAGCCCGTAGGAGCGCAACACGCTGTCGGGCACCTCCTCCTTGGCCAGAGCGGCCAGCGCCCGCGCGGCGGCCAGCTTCATCTCCTCGTTGATCTTGCTGGCCCGCACGTCCAGCGCGCCGCGGAAGATGAACGGGAAGCCCAGCACGTTGTTGACCTGATTGGGGAAGTCGGACCGGCCGGTGCCCACAATCGCGTCGGGCCGCTCCGCGCGCGCCTCGTCGTAGGGTATCTCTGGGTCGGGGTTGGCCATGGGGAAGATGATGGGGTTGGGAGCCATGCTCTTGACCATCTCGCGCGTGACGAGCCCCTTCGCCGAGAGGCCGAAGAACATGTCGGCGCCCACCATGGCATCGGCCAGGGTACGGGCCTTGGTCTTGATGGCGAACCGTTCTTTGAAGGAGTTCATCCCCTCGGTCCGGCCCTTGTAGACAACCCCCTTGGTGTCCACCAAAGTGATGTGCTCCCGCTTCATTCCCAGGAGCACGAAGAACTCACCGGAG
The nucleotide sequence above comes from bacterium. Encoded proteins:
- a CDS encoding NADP-dependent malic enzyme; the protein is MGSVKFTREEALEYHSQGRPGKIAITLTKPCATQRDLTLAYTPGVAEPVRAIHADPLDAFKYTNRGNLVAVISNGTAILGLGNLGPLASKPVMEGKALLFKRFADVDAFDIEIDATTAEEIIAVSRALAPTCGGINLEDIKAPECFEVERRLIEELDIPVFHDDQHGTAIITGAAVLNSLEITGKRIEEIRCVISGAGASAIASGEFFVLLGMKREHITLVDTKGVVYKGRTEGMNSFKERFAIKTKARTLADAMVGADMFFGLSAKGLVTREMVKSMAPNPIIFPMANPDPEIPYDEARAERPDAIVGTGRSDFPNQVNNVLGFPFIFRGALDVRASKINEEMKLAAARALAALAKEEVPDSVLRSYGLKTLQFGQDYVIPKPNDPRVALWVAPAVAEAAMKTGVARVTVDLAKYRDELACRLVPGYEVMGSIVRQAQASPRRIVFSEGEDPRIVRAAAVVKKDGIGHPILLGREDVIRARMEEIRVTVPLEIVDPERSPLRESYADALFRLRQRKGVTCREAFEDIVRPNIFGTMMVRSGDADAFVAGVTYNYPDVIRPALQIIGVAPGVSRASGLYIVLKEGKVYLFADPTVNIVSTSEDLADIAIMAAERAIDLGITPRVAMLSFSSFGSTRHPLSEKVRQAVELVRARRPDLMVDGEMMVDTALVPALREADYPFSTLRGEANILVFPSLEAANIAYKLMQHIGGATVIGPILMGMAKSVHVLPRGAEVSSIIDVAAVAVVDAQAIERRNSRHAAS